A stretch of DNA from Candidatus Nomurabacteria bacterium:
TGGGTATAACTTTATTCGAGTAAATACTGGCATGACCGAGATACTGCGCCCAGCAATGTATGGAGCTCAGCATAAATTAATCACGGTCTCGGCGAATGGTAATAAAAAGCTCGGTGGGATTAAGGAGTTTGTTGTGGCGGGTCATTGCTGTGAGAGTAGTGACTGTTTAACAATGGCACCCGGCAACCCAGAAGAGATTGAACCTCGAGAATTAGAAGATCCAGAAATTGGAGATTATCTTGTGGTAGAAGAAGCCGGGGCATATTGTTATGGCTTCAGTACTGTAGGGTATAACAGCTTCCCTCAAGCAGAAGTTGTTTTTGTCGAGTAATAAATTAATTATGGATATTGAAATTAGGAAGTGCAAAGAGAAGGATATCGATGTTCTCAAGAGAACTATTCCTCGACCAGAGTTCCATGATAAACGTTTTGAATCTCAAGAGAAGGGCGATTCTGAATATTTAGTGGCTTGGCTAGATGATATACCTGTTGGTCATTTAAACCTTATATTAGTTGGTTCAGGTGAAGAATATGTGAAAGAGAGGCTTGGATTCCTTCCAGAATTGAATGCAATTGGTACTTATCCTGATGAAATGCGTTCCAAAGGGATTGGTCGAAAACTAATAGAAGAGGCTGAGATGATTTGTAAAAGCTTAGGTTATAAAAAGGTTGGTCTTGCTGTTGATACATCAAATAAAAGGGCTAGAGAATTATATGAAAGGCTTGGCTACAAAGATGCAGGAATTGGAGAGTTTGACAGTATTTGGTATGAGCAACAAGATGATGGATCTAAACTTGAGATTGTAGATCACTGCATATACATGCTTAAGGATCTATAGAGTTTATTTTGTGCTAAACTTAAGCTTAATATGGATGATGAAAGTCAACAGGTTGAGGGTGGTGCTCATGTAAAACGTGGATCTAAAGAAGTGCTTGCAGTACTGAGAAGGCACTGGGTTGCGCTAGATAAGGGCTTACTTTTTTTAATTATAGGAGCACTCGCAGTATTTGGAGGGGGGAAGTTAGGAGCTAGGTCTGAGATTATGGTACTTATTATCTCTTTATTTGGGCTATTATTTTTTGGCCAATTCGTGAGTTGGTGGTTTAGTGTAACTATTTTGAGTAACAGTGGTCTTGAAATCATTTCCCAAAAAGGTCTGTTTAGAAGGGGTGTGGTTGATATCCCCTACGAGAGTATAATGAACACAAATTATGCAACAAAAGGACTGGTGCAAGCAGTCTTAGGATTTGGTACAATTGTTATACAGACACAGTCTGGGGATATAGTACTAGAGAAGGTTAGTAGACCGGCTAAAGTGCATACTCTAGTGACTGCAAACTATAATAAGTTTAGAGGTTTTGATGAATAAGATTAGTGAGGTGGGTAAAAGGGTAGTTAGAAAAAAATCTACTACTCGCGGCAACGGTACTCCGTCATACGCAAAAACTACTCAGGTGGCGGCACCAATCGATAATCCACAGCTGCAAGAAGCCCTAAGGGTACACCGAGAAGAGGCTCTTAAACGGGGCAGAAAGCTTAAAAAACCCCTGAAGAAGGCAAGATTCCATGTGATGATGGGATCTCTAGCTGTAATCTTTGGG
This window harbors:
- a CDS encoding PH domain-containing protein; this translates as MDDESQQVEGGAHVKRGSKEVLAVLRRHWVALDKGLLFLIIGALAVFGGGKLGARSEIMVLIISLFGLLFFGQFVSWWFSVTILSNSGLEIISQKGLFRRGVVDIPYESIMNTNYATKGLVQAVLGFGTIVIQTQSGDIVLEKVSRPAKVHTLVTANYNKFRGFDE
- a CDS encoding GNAT family N-acetyltransferase gives rise to the protein MDIEIRKCKEKDIDVLKRTIPRPEFHDKRFESQEKGDSEYLVAWLDDIPVGHLNLILVGSGEEYVKERLGFLPELNAIGTYPDEMRSKGIGRKLIEEAEMICKSLGYKKVGLAVDTSNKRARELYERLGYKDAGIGEFDSIWYEQQDDGSKLEIVDHCIYMLKDL